In one Umezawaea sp. Da 62-37 genomic region, the following are encoded:
- a CDS encoding alpha/beta fold hydrolase — protein sequence MQPTVLICLPFAGAGASFFDSWKSRLPEGLRVAAAQLAGREERFVEEPSTDVARAVDDIFPWVVEQVASAEQVALFGHSMGAVLAYELAHRLDDVAGVSLGKVFVSGSPGPWSARTSRATGLDDDGFLAQVQRFAGYSHPALEHPEMRGLLLPTLRADVEMHENYRPGSDKPLSVPITTLRGRDDELVSAEQIAQWGAATTGGFSGVEFDGGHMYLSDAADDLLRHIAVELGAS from the coding sequence ATGCAGCCGACGGTCCTCATATGTCTGCCCTTCGCCGGTGCGGGAGCATCGTTCTTCGACTCGTGGAAGTCGCGGTTGCCCGAAGGGTTGCGCGTCGCCGCGGCGCAGTTGGCGGGTCGTGAGGAGCGGTTCGTCGAGGAGCCCAGCACCGACGTGGCACGGGCCGTGGACGACATCTTCCCGTGGGTCGTGGAGCAGGTCGCGAGTGCGGAGCAGGTCGCGCTGTTCGGTCACAGCATGGGTGCGGTGCTGGCCTACGAACTCGCCCACCGGCTCGACGACGTGGCGGGGGTGTCGCTCGGCAAGGTGTTCGTGAGCGGCTCGCCAGGACCGTGGAGCGCGCGGACGAGCCGGGCCACCGGGCTCGACGACGACGGGTTCCTCGCGCAGGTCCAGCGCTTCGCCGGGTACTCGCACCCGGCCCTGGAGCACCCGGAGATGCGCGGACTGCTGCTTCCGACGCTGCGGGCCGACGTCGAGATGCACGAGAACTACCGGCCCGGCTCCGACAAGCCGCTGTCGGTCCCGATCACGACGCTGCGCGGGCGTGACGACGAGCTGGTGAGCGCCGAGCAGATCGCGCAGTGGGGTGCGGCGACGACCGGCGGGTTCTCCGGTGTCGAGTTCGACGGCGGTCACATGTACCTGTCCGACGCCGCGGACGACCTGCTCCGGCACATCGCGGTCGAACTCGGGGCGTCGTGA
- a CDS encoding SDR family oxidoreductase, with product MSARLAGKVAVITGAARGLGRACATAFAREGADLVLLDVACDLPGVPYPLGSASQLDHTAALCRDRGVAVQTHHVDVRVLAAVEAAVATARERFGRIDVLVNNAGIAAPSGKAVHEIDEDEWRLMIDVDLSGAWRTIRAIGGLMAAQRSGSIINIASTAGLVGYRHFAGYVAAKHGLIGLTKAVALDYAPLKVRVNALCPGSVRDDASVEGRMLSEIARSLDVNVAEHEETFVQAQPMNALIEPEDVASAAVWLAGDESRQVTGSVITVDGGFTAR from the coding sequence GTGAGCGCCCGCTTGGCGGGAAAGGTCGCGGTGATCACCGGTGCGGCCAGGGGGTTGGGTCGTGCGTGCGCCACCGCGTTCGCGCGCGAGGGCGCGGATCTCGTGCTGCTCGACGTGGCGTGCGACCTGCCGGGCGTGCCCTACCCGCTCGGCTCCGCCAGCCAGCTCGACCACACCGCCGCGCTTTGCCGCGATCGGGGTGTCGCGGTGCAGACCCACCACGTCGACGTCCGCGTGCTGGCGGCGGTCGAGGCCGCGGTGGCGACCGCCCGCGAGCGGTTCGGGCGCATCGACGTGCTCGTCAACAACGCGGGCATCGCGGCGCCGTCGGGCAAGGCGGTGCACGAGATCGACGAGGACGAGTGGCGGTTGATGATCGACGTCGACCTGTCCGGCGCCTGGCGGACGATCCGCGCGATCGGCGGACTGATGGCCGCGCAGCGCTCCGGGAGCATCATCAACATCGCGTCCACGGCAGGTCTGGTCGGCTACCGGCACTTCGCGGGCTACGTCGCCGCGAAGCACGGGTTGATCGGCCTGACCAAGGCGGTGGCGCTGGACTACGCCCCGCTGAAGGTGCGGGTCAACGCGTTGTGCCCCGGTTCGGTCCGGGACGACGCCTCGGTCGAGGGTCGCATGTTGTCGGAGATCGCCCGCTCCCTCGACGTGAACGTCGCCGAGCACGAGGAGACCTTCGTCCAGGCCCAGCCGATGAACGCGCTGATCGAGCCGGAGGACGTCGCGTCGGCCGCCGTGTGGCTGGCCGGTGACGAGTCGCGGCAGGTCACGGGAAGCGTGATCACGGTCGACGGCGGCTTCACCGCCCGCTGA
- a CDS encoding amino acid adenylation domain-containing protein — MSLPWLPAPGSRATGPVAVLSPDGSSESDLVDLVLVAWAVLLYHHTGDRTPVIGLRRGAVGLRVTPDAPVGTAVERVETDERALPLRVVLGVDAVPAGELVVAVHGTELLLHHDPALHDADAVARHARHLGRVLSVLAERPDTPVRSVDPLTPEEHARVVLEWNDTGRDYPADRRVEQLFAARVAAAPDRLAVVHGDTALTYAELDRRAGLLAAWLRTEGLRRAEPVALLLAREPTLVVAALAVLKAGGAYLPIDPEYPAERVEYLLADSGARRVLTAAGLDEFDWTGEPSFAAASSGPDDPAYLMYTSGTTGDPKGVLVPHRGVVRLVSGADHVRFDETTRTAQIGATGFDASVWEMWGTLLGGGCLHLLDRETVVDAVELKRELAARRITTALFTSALFNQLADEDPELFRPLRDLLVGGDVLGARQARAVLRANPDLRLVNAYGPTENAVISTCHVVTEPVGDSVPIGRPVRNTVARVLNHDRLPLPVGVPGELHVGGVGIASGYLGRPELTERAFVPDPFREGEFLYRTGDRVRLLPGGEIDFVGRTDHQVKVRGFRVEPGEVETALLRNPAIRAAVVLARRRPESSDAYLCAYVATGQAPEAVREAVRPLLPPHLVPSYVVVLHALPLTANGKVDRGALPDPGVEPGIPGDAPSDDVERALVELWEDVLGVRGVGVRDSLDRLGASSLTATRLAARVRSRFGVACPVSVVLAAPTVAGVAAHVRSAAGTGVVGPRPGTATDRTPLSPQQRRIYVEQVKDPEGTQYNQPVVLDVPGTDDVLRAFATLVARHEILRTDVVVDDDGFAWQRVHDELPVEWSTGWVTPFDPHRAPLWRLSTSGTRVRLDFHHLITDGVSLTSLMTEWAALLRGDDPAPVGLRYRDYAHWAAGSEGRRLAAGQRDFWTGVLTPPPRPVDLPTDAPRPPVRRTEGAHLVFPLGAERSRAVRELARAEGRTPFHVLLAGYAAFLARITGSDDVTVGTPVSGRHLPGVEHVQGMFVNTLCLRLRPAGGLSFRAHLRDTAEHAIAAADHQDHPFEELAQEFGARDHARHPLFDTLFAVQDTGLHQVDFPGGAPRWTPEATGRTIVDLELQVDDAPEGFTARWGYSTTLFRRPTVELFRDELLALLDAVLADPGVPLEGHDRRPVGAVDLPDLDFDF, encoded by the coding sequence ATGAGCCTGCCCTGGTTGCCCGCACCCGGTTCGCGCGCCACCGGGCCGGTGGCGGTCCTCTCGCCGGACGGTTCGTCGGAGTCGGACCTGGTGGACCTGGTGCTCGTGGCGTGGGCGGTGCTGCTGTACCACCACACGGGTGATCGGACGCCGGTCATCGGTCTGCGGCGAGGTGCCGTGGGGCTGCGGGTGACGCCGGACGCGCCCGTCGGCACGGCGGTCGAGAGGGTCGAGACTGACGAACGCGCCCTCCCGCTCCGAGTGGTGCTCGGTGTGGACGCGGTACCCGCCGGCGAACTCGTCGTGGCGGTGCACGGGACGGAACTGCTGCTGCACCACGATCCGGCCCTGCACGACGCGGACGCCGTCGCCCGGCACGCCCGGCACCTCGGCCGGGTCCTGTCGGTGCTCGCCGAACGGCCCGACACGCCCGTCCGGTCGGTCGACCCGTTGACGCCGGAGGAACACGCCCGCGTCGTGCTGGAGTGGAACGACACCGGGCGGGACTACCCGGCGGACCGGCGCGTCGAGCAGTTGTTCGCCGCGCGGGTCGCCGCCGCGCCCGACCGGCTCGCCGTCGTGCACGGCGACACCGCGTTGACCTACGCCGAGCTGGACCGCCGCGCCGGTCTGCTGGCGGCGTGGTTGCGGACGGAGGGCCTGCGGCGCGCGGAACCGGTGGCGCTGCTGCTCGCCCGCGAGCCCACGCTGGTGGTCGCGGCGCTGGCCGTGCTCAAGGCGGGCGGCGCCTACCTGCCGATCGACCCGGAGTACCCGGCCGAGCGGGTCGAGTACCTGCTCGCCGACAGCGGCGCCCGCCGGGTCCTGACCGCGGCCGGGTTGGACGAGTTCGACTGGACGGGCGAGCCGTCGTTCGCGGCGGCGTCGTCGGGCCCCGACGATCCCGCGTACCTGATGTACACCTCCGGCACGACCGGCGATCCCAAGGGCGTCCTCGTGCCGCACCGCGGGGTCGTGCGCCTGGTGTCGGGTGCGGACCACGTCCGCTTCGACGAGACCACGCGGACGGCGCAGATCGGCGCGACCGGCTTCGACGCGTCGGTGTGGGAGATGTGGGGCACGCTGCTCGGCGGCGGGTGCCTGCACCTGCTCGACCGGGAGACCGTGGTCGACGCCGTGGAGCTGAAGCGGGAACTGGCCGCGCGGCGGATCACAACGGCGCTGTTCACCTCGGCGCTGTTCAACCAGCTCGCCGACGAGGACCCGGAGCTGTTCCGGCCCTTGCGGGACCTGCTGGTGGGCGGCGACGTGCTGGGCGCCAGGCAGGCGCGGGCCGTGCTGCGCGCGAACCCGGACCTGCGGCTGGTGAACGCCTACGGGCCGACCGAGAACGCGGTGATCTCCACCTGCCACGTGGTGACCGAGCCCGTCGGCGACAGCGTGCCGATCGGAAGGCCGGTGCGGAACACCGTGGCCCGCGTGCTGAACCACGACCGCCTGCCGTTGCCCGTCGGTGTCCCCGGTGAGCTGCACGTCGGCGGCGTCGGCATCGCGTCGGGCTACCTCGGCAGGCCCGAGCTGACCGAGCGCGCGTTCGTGCCCGACCCGTTCCGGGAGGGCGAGTTCCTGTACCGGACGGGTGACCGGGTGCGGCTGCTGCCGGGCGGTGAGATCGACTTCGTCGGTCGCACCGACCACCAGGTCAAGGTGCGGGGCTTCCGCGTCGAACCGGGCGAGGTCGAGACCGCGCTGCTGCGGAACCCGGCGATCCGCGCCGCGGTCGTGCTGGCGCGCCGCAGGCCGGAGTCCTCGGACGCCTACCTGTGCGCGTACGTCGCCACCGGGCAGGCGCCCGAAGCGGTCCGGGAGGCCGTGCGGCCACTGCTGCCGCCGCACCTGGTCCCCTCCTACGTCGTGGTGCTGCACGCGCTCCCGTTGACCGCCAACGGGAAGGTGGACCGCGGCGCGCTGCCCGATCCCGGCGTGGAACCCGGAATTCCCGGTGACGCGCCCTCCGACGACGTGGAGCGCGCCCTGGTCGAACTGTGGGAGGACGTGCTCGGCGTGCGCGGGGTCGGCGTCCGGGACAGCCTCGACCGGCTCGGGGCCAGTTCGCTCACGGCCACCCGGCTCGCGGCTCGCGTGCGGAGCCGGTTCGGCGTGGCGTGCCCGGTGTCGGTGGTGCTGGCCGCGCCCACCGTCGCCGGGGTGGCCGCGCACGTCCGGTCCGCGGCAGGCACGGGCGTCGTCGGCCCGCGTCCCGGCACCGCCACCGACCGCACCCCGTTGTCGCCGCAACAACGCCGGATCTACGTGGAACAGGTGAAGGACCCCGAGGGCACGCAGTACAACCAACCGGTCGTCCTGGACGTGCCCGGCACCGACGACGTGCTGCGGGCCTTCGCCACCCTGGTGGCCCGGCACGAGATCCTGCGCACCGACGTCGTGGTGGACGACGACGGCTTCGCGTGGCAGCGGGTCCACGACGAACTCCCGGTCGAGTGGTCGACCGGGTGGGTGACGCCGTTCGACCCGCACCGGGCCCCGCTGTGGCGGCTCTCCACGAGCGGGACGCGGGTGCGGCTCGACTTCCACCACCTGATCACCGACGGGGTCTCGCTGACGTCGCTGATGACCGAGTGGGCCGCGCTGTTGCGCGGCGACGACCCGGCCCCGGTCGGGCTGCGGTACCGCGACTACGCGCACTGGGCGGCCGGGAGCGAAGGGCGTCGGCTGGCCGCCGGACAACGGGATTTCTGGACCGGGGTGCTCACCCCTCCACCACGACCCGTCGACCTGCCGACCGACGCGCCGAGGCCGCCGGTCCGCCGCACCGAAGGCGCGCACCTCGTGTTCCCGCTGGGCGCCGAGCGCAGCCGCGCCGTGCGGGAGCTGGCCCGCGCCGAGGGCCGCACACCCTTCCACGTGCTGCTGGCCGGTTACGCGGCGTTCCTGGCGCGGATCACCGGCAGCGACGACGTCACGGTCGGCACACCGGTGTCGGGTCGGCACCTGCCGGGGGTGGAGCATGTGCAGGGCATGTTCGTGAACACGCTGTGCCTGCGGCTGCGACCCGCGGGAGGCCTGTCGTTCCGCGCGCACCTGCGCGACACCGCCGAACACGCGATAGCCGCCGCGGACCACCAGGACCACCCGTTCGAGGAACTCGCCCAGGAGTTCGGCGCGCGCGACCACGCCCGGCACCCGCTCTTCGACACCCTCTTCGCCGTGCAGGACACCGGACTGCACCAGGTGGACTTCCCCGGCGGCGCACCGCGCTGGACCCCCGAGGCCACCGGTCGGACGATCGTCGACCTGGAACTCCAGGTCGACGACGCCCCGGAGGGGTTCACCGCGCGCTGGGGGTACAGCACGACCCTGTTCCGGCGGCCGACGGTGGAACTGTTCCGCGACGAGCTGCTGGCGCTGCTGGACGCCGTGCTCGCCGATCCGGGCGTCCCGCTGGAGGGCCACGACCGCCGTCCCGTGGGCGCGGTGGACCTGCCCGACCTCGACTTCGACTTCTGA
- a CDS encoding amino acid adenylation domain-containing protein, translating to MPADADSPVARRRVRAELHRPASRGGAPVRAVLLRYADDVADLVLVAHRAVLDTASLRLLVDVLLDRVSAGGISIVTPLKGEGPDAATVKRWRAADYCGTAEWAVGDGAAGDRTGVLETALVGEAADVPATLAVAGALVLGRYAGQDFPVVGLVTGLPERPARALGAFEGRTLLVVDASGARSVVELLGEAARRQPWCDRALYQDLTAQSGGRVFVGVLGTASEVDVDEYVPCQTAPFPLTLVPRVDAGGTTLEVRHRLRDVDAAAAGRFARHVAHVYAQLCAVGPESMPADLELVTGEESAWLSALGRPKTTVAWQPDRIDAVFAARAAERPDAIALTCEGVSTTYAELDARATRFAVGLRANGVRPGDRVGICLDRTADLVAAMIAVLKADAVYVPMDPAHPADRLAYTVEDAGIRVVVTTVDGVANAIAPEALAEHDGTVDPPARGPDSAAYVIYTSGSTGRPKGVVVPHRNVIALLAATRSDFSLDVDDTWTLFHSSAFDFSVWEIWGSLLTGARLVVVPYWVSRSPEEFRALLAVENVTVLSQTPSAFAQLAEADRRRPEPLGLRLVVFGGEALDTGALRSWLDRYPESRCRLVNMYGITETTVHVTAHTVTRRDVLTGSRSVGRAIPGWYVHVLDERGRQVPCGAPGEIHVGGEGLALHYLDRDELTAERFVPDPFTGGRMYRSGDRGRLLPDGGVEHLGRLDSQVKVRGFRIELDEIRNVLLDDPAVLAAAVVVGGDAALDAASVRIDAYVVLDGGDPARVRVRAARVLPDYMVPTTVTALSALPLTSNGKVDTARLPEPSSVPSRVAEPVTAVARDLPSALIEVWESVLGAEVGLDDNFFHLGGNSLFAVRIAAAMRERDLPALPMRELYVNPTVRALAAVLGGRG from the coding sequence GTGCCGGCCGACGCCGACTCGCCGGTCGCCCGGCGCAGGGTGCGCGCCGAATTGCACCGCCCTGCCTCCCGCGGTGGCGCGCCGGTGCGCGCGGTGCTGCTGCGGTACGCCGACGATGTCGCCGACCTGGTGCTGGTGGCGCACCGCGCGGTGCTGGACACGGCGTCCTTGCGGTTGCTCGTGGACGTGCTGCTCGACCGCGTCTCCGCCGGCGGCATCTCGATCGTCACCCCTTTGAAGGGGGAGGGCCCGGACGCGGCGACCGTGAAGAGGTGGCGTGCAGCGGACTACTGCGGCACCGCCGAGTGGGCCGTCGGGGATGGCGCCGCGGGCGATCGAACGGGGGTGCTGGAGACCGCGCTGGTAGGGGAGGCGGCCGATGTGCCCGCCACCCTGGCCGTCGCGGGCGCCCTCGTGCTCGGTCGGTACGCGGGGCAGGACTTCCCTGTCGTGGGCCTGGTGACCGGCCTGCCCGAACGGCCCGCACGGGCGCTGGGCGCGTTCGAGGGGCGCACTCTGCTCGTGGTGGACGCTTCGGGTGCGCGGAGCGTGGTCGAACTGCTCGGTGAGGCTGCGCGTCGGCAGCCGTGGTGCGACCGGGCGTTGTACCAGGACCTGACCGCCCAGAGCGGTGGCCGCGTGTTCGTCGGTGTCCTCGGCACCGCCTCCGAGGTCGACGTGGACGAGTACGTGCCGTGCCAGACGGCGCCGTTCCCGCTCACCCTGGTGCCGCGCGTGGACGCGGGCGGCACCACGCTGGAGGTGCGCCACCGGCTGCGCGACGTCGACGCCGCGGCGGCGGGCCGGTTCGCCCGGCACGTCGCGCACGTCTACGCGCAGTTGTGCGCCGTCGGGCCGGAATCGATGCCGGCGGACCTCGAACTTGTGACCGGCGAGGAGTCCGCGTGGCTCTCGGCCCTGGGCAGGCCGAAGACGACGGTGGCGTGGCAGCCGGATCGGATCGACGCCGTGTTCGCCGCCCGCGCCGCCGAACGGCCCGACGCGATCGCGCTCACCTGTGAGGGCGTGTCGACGACCTACGCCGAACTGGACGCGCGGGCGACCCGGTTCGCGGTGGGCCTGCGGGCCAACGGCGTCCGGCCGGGGGACCGGGTGGGCATCTGCCTGGACCGCACGGCGGACCTGGTGGCGGCCATGATCGCCGTGCTGAAGGCGGACGCCGTCTACGTCCCGATGGATCCCGCGCACCCCGCCGACCGGTTGGCCTACACGGTCGAGGACGCGGGCATTCGGGTCGTCGTGACCACTGTGGACGGTGTCGCGAACGCGATCGCCCCGGAAGCGCTGGCGGAGCACGACGGCACGGTGGACCCGCCCGCGCGCGGACCCGACAGCGCCGCGTACGTCATCTACACGTCGGGGTCGACCGGTCGTCCCAAGGGCGTCGTCGTACCGCACCGCAACGTGATCGCCCTGCTTGCCGCCACCAGGTCGGACTTCTCCCTCGACGTCGACGACACCTGGACGTTGTTCCACTCCAGCGCGTTCGACTTTTCCGTCTGGGAGATCTGGGGGAGCCTGCTGACCGGGGCCCGGCTCGTCGTGGTGCCCTACTGGGTGTCCCGCTCCCCAGAGGAGTTCCGCGCCCTGCTCGCGGTGGAGAACGTCACGGTGCTCAGCCAGACGCCGTCGGCGTTCGCGCAGCTCGCCGAGGCTGATCGACGCCGCCCCGAGCCCTTGGGGCTGCGACTGGTCGTGTTCGGCGGCGAGGCGCTGGACACCGGCGCGCTGCGATCGTGGTTGGACCGCTATCCCGAATCGCGGTGCCGACTGGTGAACATGTACGGCATCACGGAGACCACCGTGCACGTGACCGCGCACACCGTCACCCGCCGGGACGTGCTGACGGGCTCCCGCTCGGTGGGTCGCGCGATCCCCGGCTGGTACGTCCACGTCCTCGACGAGCGCGGGCGGCAGGTGCCGTGCGGTGCGCCGGGCGAGATCCACGTCGGTGGCGAGGGCCTGGCGCTGCACTACCTCGACCGCGACGAGTTGACCGCGGAGCGCTTCGTCCCCGATCCGTTCACCGGCGGGCGGATGTACCGCAGCGGCGACCGGGGCAGGCTGCTGCCGGACGGCGGGGTGGAACACCTGGGGCGGCTGGACAGCCAGGTGAAGGTGCGCGGGTTCCGGATCGAGCTGGACGAGATCCGCAACGTCCTGCTGGACGACCCGGCGGTGCTCGCCGCCGCCGTCGTGGTGGGGGGCGACGCGGCGCTGGACGCGGCGAGCGTGCGGATCGACGCCTACGTCGTGCTGGACGGCGGCGACCCGGCGCGGGTCCGCGTCCGGGCGGCCCGTGTGCTGCCCGACTACATGGTGCCGACGACGGTGACGGCGCTGTCGGCGTTGCCGCTCACCTCGAACGGCAAGGTGGACACCGCCCGGTTGCCCGAGCCGTCGTCCGTGCCGAGCAGGGTGGCGGAGCCGGTTACCGCGGTGGCGCGGGACCTGCCCTCCGCGTTGATCGAGGTGTGGGAATCGGTGCTGGGCGCCGAGGTCGGTTTGGACGACAACTTCTTCCACCTGGGTGGCAACTCCCTGTTCGCCGTGCGCATCGCGGCGGCGATGCGGGAACGGGACCTGCCCGCGTTGCCGATGCGCGAGTTGTACGTGAACCCCACGGTGCGCGCTCTGGCCGCGGTGCTCGGTGGCCGGGGATGA